From a region of the Paenibacillus segetis genome:
- the tatA gene encoding twin-arginine translocase TatA/TatE family subunit — MLENLLRPTHLLLLVIAALLLFGPSKLPELGRSFGTMLKEFKKGARGDYVEEEKPQEIKPIEDSK; from the coding sequence GTGCTTGAAAACTTGTTGCGGCCGACACATTTACTGTTGTTGGTAATTGCGGCGCTCCTATTATTTGGACCTAGCAAATTGCCGGAACTCGGACGTAGCTTTGGCACGATGTTGAAAGAGTTCAAAAAAGGTGCCCGTGGGGACTATGTGGAAGAAGAGAAACCACAGGAAATTAAACCAATTGAAGATAGTAAGTGA
- a CDS encoding DivIVA domain-containing protein gives MQDDYSRKLEDQKGLFKQLGIKLDALGIHEKDFDVKMRGYEKEEVDRFLDDVIVDYERFYDIITDLLDKYKEIQRRQAFWEEEKKLLAHKPKLDTENVVNRRVVEDGLRQIERSLEQFKLHLRESGV, from the coding sequence ATGCAAGACGATTATTCACGTAAATTAGAGGACCAGAAGGGTCTATTCAAGCAATTGGGCATCAAGTTGGATGCACTTGGCATTCATGAGAAGGATTTTGATGTAAAAATGCGCGGTTATGAGAAAGAAGAAGTCGATCGATTTCTTGATGATGTCATCGTTGATTATGAGCGCTTCTATGATATTATTACGGATTTGCTGGATAAATACAAAGAAATACAGCGCCGTCAGGCATTTTGGGAAGAAGAGAAGAAGCTCCTTGCACACAAACCTAAGCTGGACACAGAGAACGTAGTCAACCGGCGTGTAGTAGAAGATGGGCTTCGGCAAATCGAACGCAGTCTGGAACAATTTAAACTTCATCTCCGTGAGAGTGGAGTGTAA
- a CDS encoding Dps family protein, producing MANQILTQGEQKLQGKLNVQIANLTVLYTKLHSFHWYVKGAHFFTLHEKFEELYNEVTANMDEIAERLLAIGGSPVATLTESLSLATIKEASGKESAEEMVSAVIADFETISEELRQGMEAAVEAEDEGTADLFLGILTSLDKHRWMLNAYLGK from the coding sequence ATGGCAAATCAAATTCTAACTCAAGGTGAACAAAAACTACAAGGTAAACTGAATGTGCAAATCGCAAACTTAACGGTGCTGTACACTAAACTTCATAGCTTCCACTGGTATGTAAAAGGTGCTCATTTCTTTACACTGCATGAGAAATTTGAGGAATTGTACAATGAAGTTACAGCTAACATGGATGAAATTGCTGAGCGTTTGCTTGCTATCGGTGGATCACCTGTTGCTACACTGACAGAATCATTGTCTCTGGCTACCATTAAAGAAGCAAGCGGTAAGGAAAGTGCAGAAGAAATGGTATCTGCTGTAATTGCTGACTTTGAGACTATAAGCGAAGAGCTTAGACAAGGTATGGAAGCAGCGGTAGAAGCCGAAGATGAAGGAACTGCGGACTTATTTCTGGGCATCTTGACTTCACTCGATAAACACAGATGGATGTTGAATGCTTACTTAGGTAAATAA